In the genome of Catenovulum adriaticum, one region contains:
- a CDS encoding ROK family transcriptional regulator — MLSSDHIPLLRPAFELGKGKKLFQDNERDILKTVFWQQDTTQSSLVERTRIPQQTMSRLVKSLIGRNVLKNGEQIVGNRGKPAYILEFNGQFAYCIGVSVLLDAISIAILDFSGKVIASSLKPLQDMSIKTVLHESERLADKLITEHSLSADRLLGMGVGISGYFTSTDGKMNTHHKLEDWALVDISKLFSDYFKLPTWVVNDATAAAAGEGMAGVGRNYKNFVYLFISAAFGGGLISNGDILHGTHGNAGELGDMIPPKLYIHPNLEILKRILLKNGVEIDSIYNLQNTFDINWPGVEEWTYKVQDALDFVATACSAILDSQALIIGGHIPRELAEKLIPKIEIYAQFRRGTKRPLPEIVPSSVKQQPVAVGAATLPIRAICL; from the coding sequence TTGTTATCGTCAGATCATATTCCTTTATTACGTCCGGCTTTTGAATTAGGGAAAGGCAAAAAGCTGTTTCAAGATAATGAAAGAGATATCTTGAAAACCGTTTTTTGGCAGCAGGATACAACGCAATCCAGTTTGGTTGAGCGCACTCGGATTCCGCAGCAAACCATGTCTCGTTTGGTTAAGTCGCTTATCGGGCGTAATGTTTTAAAAAATGGTGAGCAAATCGTTGGTAATCGTGGCAAACCTGCTTATATTTTAGAGTTTAATGGTCAATTTGCGTACTGTATTGGTGTTTCTGTTTTATTGGATGCTATTTCTATTGCGATTTTAGATTTTTCCGGAAAAGTTATTGCGAGTAGTTTAAAGCCGCTTCAGGATATGAGTATTAAAACGGTGCTGCATGAGTCGGAAAGGTTAGCCGATAAGTTGATTACTGAACACTCGCTTTCAGCTGATAGATTGCTTGGTATGGGGGTTGGGATATCTGGTTACTTTACATCAACCGATGGCAAAATGAATACGCACCATAAATTAGAAGACTGGGCGTTGGTGGATATTAGTAAGTTATTTTCTGACTACTTTAAACTGCCGACTTGGGTTGTTAATGACGCTACGGCCGCAGCTGCCGGCGAAGGAATGGCGGGTGTTGGCCGCAACTATAAAAATTTTGTTTATTTATTTATTTCGGCTGCATTTGGGGGGGGATTGATTTCCAACGGGGATATTTTGCATGGTACGCATGGCAATGCTGGCGAACTGGGTGATATGATTCCACCAAAATTGTATATCCATCCTAACTTAGAAATTTTAAAACGAATCTTATTGAAAAATGGAGTTGAAATAGACTCTATTTACAATTTACAGAATACGTTTGATATTAATTGGCCTGGGGTCGAAGAGTGGACTTATAAAGTTCAAGATGCGCTCGATTTTGTCGCAACTGCTTGTTCAGCTATTTTAGACAGTCAAGCATTGATTATCGGTGGGCACATCCCCCGTGAACTGGCTGAAAAACTCATTCCAAAAATTGAAATTTATGCGCAGTTTCGGCGTGGCACTAAACGCCCATTGCCTGAAATTGTACCTAGTAGTGTTAAGCAACAGCCTGTGGCGGTAGGTGCTGCCACATTGCCAATTAGAGCTATTTGTTTGTAG
- a CDS encoding TonB-dependent receptor, with the protein MKIKPIAVAISLCLVQTQVMAAESNSKKSNDVETIIITGTNVKRLEADTPQSVTTLGEFELSKVSAGSQADALRVVPGIKVEGGGGEVATNLQVRGLPSTGQFQFTPLMYDGSPTLSVFGLNSSAYDVYYRSDLGIKRVEFVRGGVSNLFGQGSVAGIINYISKTGSDDPEHSVQLEVSDHNRTRLDFATSGAVNSKDGLYYAMSGFYRYDEGPLDTGLPTKGHQIRGNLKKEFDDGSGSLTVYAQSIDDSVQFFLPFPLDAKTHERIPGNDGQDVESVQSSHAANIAYQTANGRYESPISEGVVTKGHSFSVVLDKYINEDWKILAKAKFAQYDHQFNLFLDGDGLINVPETLDEYLANRDLPSIDNANFTYTDNGQAVDQNALVFANRVLDRDRPVSDFSTELNLSRSFDLGDFTHNVTVGSFFSRAEAEDDNVITRYLAEFNNKPRLIDLVVQDVDGSISGQQGNEVTFSQNGITGPAISYSNNEASAVRKAIYIADQMDSDKWTFDLGFRYEKIEGTVTREGSSAVVFNDDDSLAPALQQSVIGTGKFSSVDVSASDFAASAAALYKLNDTINLYGNVSKGFFFPEIRSVSINELGEPSSYEPETITQAELGVKFFTGLASGSVALFKADLDDRRSVRFENDSQGAIVERVTLQSTTAYGIEAAVNFKITDEWYLDSNVTYQDHEFSDFESNAAFVGNELVRKPKLAMNNSLRYQGEKWDAGLYHSYTGSAYANDANSIKLDAFNLFRLDAGYTLALEDNQSIRASVGVFNLFDSEGITEGSPRQAGGDASSSAYFIGRPILPRRVTFRVRYDF; encoded by the coding sequence ATGAAAATTAAGCCAATAGCAGTTGCAATCTCACTATGCTTGGTTCAAACACAAGTCATGGCAGCAGAAAGTAACTCAAAAAAATCAAATGATGTTGAAACCATTATTATTACTGGTACAAACGTAAAGCGTTTAGAAGCGGATACGCCACAATCAGTTACAACGCTAGGTGAATTTGAATTATCTAAAGTATCAGCTGGTAGTCAGGCTGATGCGCTTAGAGTGGTACCTGGTATTAAAGTTGAAGGGGGCGGCGGCGAAGTTGCGACTAACCTGCAGGTGCGTGGATTGCCTTCTACGGGTCAATTTCAATTTACGCCTTTAATGTATGATGGCTCACCAACATTGAGTGTTTTTGGTTTAAATTCATCAGCGTATGACGTTTACTACCGTAGCGATTTGGGGATCAAGCGGGTTGAATTTGTACGGGGTGGTGTATCTAATTTATTTGGACAAGGTTCTGTTGCTGGTATTATTAACTATATTTCGAAAACAGGTTCAGATGACCCAGAACACTCAGTTCAACTAGAAGTTTCAGATCACAATCGTACACGTTTAGATTTTGCAACCAGCGGTGCGGTTAATTCAAAAGATGGTTTGTATTATGCCATGTCAGGTTTTTACCGCTATGATGAAGGCCCTTTAGATACAGGTTTACCAACTAAAGGTCATCAAATTCGTGGTAATTTGAAAAAAGAATTTGATGATGGTTCGGGTAGTTTAACGGTTTATGCCCAATCGATTGATGACAGCGTTCAGTTTTTCTTACCATTTCCGTTAGATGCTAAAACGCATGAGCGTATTCCCGGTAACGACGGGCAAGATGTTGAATCAGTGCAGTCTAGCCACGCGGCTAATATAGCTTATCAAACCGCTAATGGACGATATGAATCACCTATTTCTGAAGGTGTTGTGACTAAAGGTCATTCATTTTCTGTGGTGCTAGATAAATATATTAATGAAGATTGGAAAATATTGGCTAAAGCTAAATTTGCTCAATATGATCATCAATTTAATTTATTTTTAGATGGTGATGGCTTAATTAACGTGCCTGAAACTTTAGATGAGTATTTAGCCAACCGAGATTTACCTAGTATCGACAATGCGAATTTTACCTATACGGACAATGGCCAAGCTGTTGATCAAAACGCCTTAGTATTTGCTAATCGTGTACTTGATAGAGATCGCCCGGTTAGTGATTTTTCGACAGAACTTAATTTATCGCGTAGTTTTGATCTGGGAGATTTTACTCATAATGTGACAGTTGGCAGTTTTTTTTCTCGTGCTGAGGCAGAAGACGATAATGTTATTACTCGTTATTTAGCTGAGTTTAATAACAAACCAAGATTAATTGATTTAGTTGTGCAAGATGTAGATGGCAGTATTAGTGGCCAGCAGGGCAATGAGGTTACTTTTTCTCAAAATGGGATAACTGGACCCGCAATTAGTTATTCAAATAATGAAGCCAGCGCGGTAAGAAAAGCTATTTATATTGCTGATCAGATGGATAGCGACAAGTGGACATTCGATTTAGGTTTCCGCTATGAAAAAATTGAAGGTACAGTTACACGAGAAGGTTCAAGTGCAGTGGTTTTCAACGATGATGACTCCCTTGCACCTGCTCTTCAACAATCTGTTATCGGTACGGGCAAGTTTTCAAGCGTAGATGTTTCGGCAAGTGATTTTGCGGCATCAGCTGCAGCGCTTTACAAATTAAACGATACGATTAATCTTTATGGTAACGTTTCAAAAGGTTTCTTCTTCCCCGAAATTCGCTCTGTGAGCATTAATGAATTGGGTGAGCCTAGTAGTTATGAGCCAGAAACAATCACTCAAGCTGAATTAGGTGTAAAATTTTTCACTGGGTTGGCATCTGGTAGCGTGGCTTTATTTAAAGCCGATTTAGATGATAGACGTTCGGTTCGATTCGAAAATGATTCGCAGGGCGCCATTGTTGAACGCGTTACGCTGCAATCGACCACTGCTTACGGGATAGAGGCCGCAGTTAATTTTAAAATTACCGATGAATGGTATTTGGATTCAAATGTGACTTATCAAGATCATGAGTTTTCAGATTTTGAAAGCAATGCTGCATTTGTTGGTAATGAGTTAGTTCGTAAGCCAAAATTGGCAATGAATAATAGTTTGCGTTATCAAGGTGAAAAATGGGATGCGGGTTTGTACCATAGCTATACTGGCAGTGCTTACGCAAATGATGCGAACAGTATTAAGTTGGATGCGTTTAACTTATTCAGATTAGATGCAGGTTATACATTGGCATTAGAAGATAATCAGTCAATTAGAGCAAGCGTTGGCGTATTTAACTTATTTGATTCAGAAGGTATTACGGAAGGTTCTCCGCGTCAGGCAGGTGGTGATGCTTCGAGCTCGGCGTACTTTATTGGTCGCCCAATATTGCCGCGTCGTGTCACATTCCGTGTCCGTTACGACTTTTAA
- a CDS encoding sulfatase-like hydrolase/transferase: MTKCLKQTMLLVIGWLGLTACSQNIMDEPSKEIQANKNKQPPNILWIITDDHRPDSIRAYNRAVYNQDESPLGYVESPNTDRLAAQGVMFTNAFANSPVCAPSRASMHSGRYPFRQSRLAFEMSHQGPDFVKPLVSQHLKSAGYGAAVFGKDDHYVFRWGPGQGFYNIDELFDTRVHFKHDIQKYDQGDIYVKAGYGKVDGKLVITGLTEVVKYADGTTRQYHVRRNNTDLTADDLAQIKQTDEEFDILRAYTRGSNKTIIGGVNPNPKNDTIDAKIVRELRHFLQNENQQYNTLAGHPRQGVDSSKPLFLNLGLHLPHTPVLPPKSIRERFSNKKYKLPEFDEAELNKLPLQLQKIYRAMKIDGITDEEKQQAIQDYYAFAAHGDELVGEAVNAFKDYSRKHNQDWVIIYTIGDHGWHLGENGIAGKTGPWQQSVANAVIMAASDKSLLPQGTVNQDLVEFVDFAPTMMSLAGINIGQAEFNYLDGQSLIEVANGKALKREYILGETSVVSGPRAYLHSKRFRFSMRTRPYYHAVPDSDIGKNIKWGLEADDTEVDMALYDLAKDPLERNNLAYDPEYKALAKWFRQKLGHIVLGDGRVEADWSQENHYVVSDFAKGADDKQLNIPQHLIPIWHSELP; encoded by the coding sequence ATGACAAAATGCCTTAAACAAACCATGCTGCTTGTTATTGGGTGGCTTGGGCTGACGGCCTGCAGTCAAAATATTATGGATGAGCCAAGCAAAGAGATTCAGGCGAATAAAAACAAACAACCCCCCAATATTTTGTGGATAATAACAGACGATCATCGTCCAGATTCTATCCGCGCTTACAATCGTGCGGTTTATAATCAAGACGAAAGCCCGTTAGGCTACGTCGAATCGCCAAATACGGATCGTTTAGCGGCACAAGGCGTTATGTTTACCAATGCTTTTGCTAATTCACCGGTTTGTGCTCCGTCTCGAGCTTCTATGCATTCTGGTCGTTATCCGTTTCGGCAAAGTCGTTTAGCATTTGAAATGTCGCATCAGGGTCCTGATTTTGTTAAACCACTTGTATCACAACATCTTAAATCAGCAGGTTATGGCGCTGCGGTTTTTGGTAAAGATGATCATTATGTATTTAGATGGGGGCCGGGTCAGGGCTTTTATAATATTGATGAATTGTTTGATACCCGAGTGCATTTTAAACACGATATTCAAAAATATGATCAGGGTGATATTTATGTTAAAGCTGGATACGGTAAAGTGGACGGCAAGTTAGTTATTACCGGATTAACAGAAGTCGTGAAATATGCGGATGGGACAACACGGCAGTATCACGTGCGCCGCAATAATACGGATTTAACAGCAGATGATTTAGCGCAAATAAAACAAACAGATGAAGAGTTTGATATTTTACGTGCTTACACCCGTGGCAGTAATAAAACCATTATTGGTGGCGTGAATCCGAACCCGAAAAACGATACAATTGACGCGAAAATTGTACGTGAATTAAGGCATTTTTTACAAAATGAAAATCAGCAGTACAACACGTTAGCAGGCCACCCACGTCAAGGCGTAGATTCATCTAAACCTTTGTTTTTAAACCTTGGATTGCATTTGCCCCACACTCCGGTTTTACCGCCAAAATCAATAAGAGAACGTTTTAGCAATAAAAAGTATAAATTGCCAGAATTTGATGAAGCTGAACTTAACAAGCTACCGCTTCAGTTACAAAAAATTTATCGTGCTATGAAGATAGATGGCATCACGGATGAAGAAAAACAACAAGCCATTCAAGATTATTATGCATTTGCTGCACATGGCGATGAACTCGTTGGAGAAGCTGTAAATGCGTTTAAAGACTATAGCCGCAAGCATAATCAAGACTGGGTCATTATTTATACGATAGGGGATCACGGTTGGCACTTGGGTGAAAATGGAATCGCTGGTAAAACTGGCCCTTGGCAGCAATCTGTCGCTAACGCCGTGATTATGGCTGCGTCAGATAAATCATTATTGCCTCAAGGCACTGTTAATCAAGATTTGGTTGAATTTGTTGATTTTGCACCGACTATGATGTCACTCGCAGGGATTAATATTGGGCAAGCTGAGTTTAATTACTTAGATGGACAAAGTCTGATAGAGGTTGCTAACGGCAAGGCTTTAAAACGAGAATACATTTTGGGTGAAACCAGTGTGGTTAGCGGCCCTCGGGCTTATTTACATTCTAAACGATTCAGGTTTTCAATGCGTACTCGGCCTTATTACCATGCGGTTCCAGACAGCGATATTGGTAAAAATATTAAATGGGGTTTAGAAGCTGACGACACTGAAGTTGACATGGCTTTATATGATTTAGCAAAAGATCCTTTGGAGCGTAATAACCTCGCCTATGATCCTGAATATAAAGCGCTTGCCAAATGGTTTAGGCAAAAATTAGGTCATATTGTTTTAGGCGATGGCCGTGTTGAAGCTGACTGGTCGCAAGAAAACCACTATGTGGTATCTGATTTTGCGAAAGGAGCTGACGACAAACAATTGAATATCCCACAACACCTAATACCTATTTGGCATTCTGAGTTGCCTTAA
- a CDS encoding sodium:solute symporter family transporter, with translation MNSIDYIVVVVYLVLLIGMGYCFKGQTSKDDYFLGGRTLSWQPLTLSVMATQLSAISFISAPAFVGLREGGGMIWLSYELGVPLAMILLLATIIPKLYRSGVISIYDYLEQRFSVSSRLLISLVFQLSRAFATGIMVYAVSVILQGTLGIEIWQSILLTGVITVLYSLQGGMKAVVYGDAIQLVLIILGTMICAGFGLYYLGGFDAFVDKLDPTRLTAIKADSWGISGDSFGLLPMIFGGVVLYASYYGCDQTQAQRSLAAKDEKNLKIMLLANGFARFPITLLYCFTGIVIGTLAFTTPEFMAQIPADNPDWMMPVFMLNYLPNGIIGLLVVAILAAAMSSLSSAINSLAAVTIEDYCRFTGKELTQSQYLSTAKYTSFFWGVITLTLSLYAGGIAPTIIEAINKVGSVFYGPILGVFLLAVVTKRIGAKAVNLALLSGVIGNLIVSIALPDVFWFWWNFIGLSITLIVSFAVTYLIPGMKLPVPEKSEYQHILTWKDSFMMLAAFVAMLAICFTLPLLV, from the coding sequence ATGAATAGCATAGACTATATCGTTGTTGTGGTTTATCTGGTTCTGCTAATTGGAATGGGATATTGCTTTAAAGGCCAAACATCCAAAGACGATTATTTTTTAGGTGGACGAACACTCTCTTGGCAGCCGCTAACTTTGTCAGTTATGGCGACTCAACTTTCCGCAATTAGTTTTATTTCAGCACCTGCTTTTGTTGGTTTACGTGAAGGCGGCGGAATGATCTGGCTAAGTTATGAGCTGGGCGTGCCGCTGGCAATGATATTGTTGCTAGCCACTATTATACCTAAGCTTTATCGGTCAGGTGTGATTAGTATTTATGATTATTTGGAGCAGCGTTTTTCGGTGTCGTCTCGATTACTGATTAGCTTGGTGTTTCAATTAAGCCGCGCTTTTGCAACTGGGATTATGGTTTATGCGGTATCCGTTATTTTGCAAGGTACTTTGGGTATTGAAATCTGGCAATCTATTTTATTAACTGGCGTTATTACTGTCTTATATTCTTTACAAGGCGGTATGAAAGCGGTGGTTTATGGCGATGCAATTCAATTAGTACTGATTATATTAGGCACCATGATTTGTGCAGGTTTTGGTTTATATTATTTAGGCGGGTTTGATGCCTTTGTCGATAAATTAGATCCGACTCGTCTTACCGCGATCAAAGCGGATTCGTGGGGGATATCTGGTGATAGTTTTGGTTTGCTGCCGATGATTTTCGGTGGGGTTGTGCTTTACGCCTCTTATTATGGTTGTGATCAAACTCAGGCTCAACGTTCACTGGCCGCAAAAGACGAAAAAAATCTTAAAATCATGTTATTAGCCAACGGTTTTGCACGCTTTCCAATTACGTTACTTTACTGTTTTACTGGGATAGTGATTGGCACATTAGCGTTTACGACACCCGAATTCATGGCGCAAATTCCTGCTGATAATCCAGACTGGATGATGCCAGTTTTTATGCTTAACTATTTACCAAATGGCATTATTGGCTTGTTGGTGGTTGCTATTCTTGCGGCTGCAATGTCGTCTTTAAGTTCTGCAATTAATTCGTTAGCCGCAGTAACAATTGAAGATTATTGCCGTTTTACCGGTAAAGAATTAACCCAGTCACAGTATTTATCAACAGCTAAATATACTAGTTTTTTCTGGGGTGTTATTACGTTAACTTTATCTTTGTATGCTGGTGGTATAGCGCCAACTATTATTGAAGCCATCAATAAAGTGGGCTCTGTGTTTTATGGCCCTATTTTAGGGGTGTTTTTATTAGCAGTGGTGACTAAGCGAATTGGAGCTAAGGCGGTTAATCTGGCTTTATTATCTGGGGTTATAGGTAATTTAATTGTCTCTATCGCGTTGCCTGATGTATTTTGGTTTTGGTGGAACTTTATCGGTTTAAGTATCACTCTTATCGTCTCTTTTGCTGTCACTTATTTAATTCCGGGTATGAAGCTGCCTGTGCCTGAAAAATCGGAATATCAGCACATCTTAACTTGGAAAGACAGTTTTATGATGCTCGCTGCATTTGTTGCAATGTTAGCTATCTGCTTTACTTTGCCATTACTTGTATAG
- a CDS encoding glycerate kinase type-2 family protein, with product MMHSDNKNLLQNLFKSAYQSCLAEQAMPTHLSTIEYSDKVCIIGAGKAAAEMAAAAHAYFGDACYGTVVTRYGYETEKDTGAIEVLTAGHPSPDENSLLAGKKLLNLVEQTPNNIPVVFLISGGGSALACVPVDGLEFSEKLAVHQFLVKSGASITEINTVRKHLSALKGGKLAAVCRSSMTSLILSDVVGDDMSVIASGPTVIDHTTPQQALDILTKYQYPVSGKLEQILSRGTRVDTKHLHNTQNVIIANANVAIDAAANQAHQLGIKTHILSYDIEGDAQQVAKAHAAIALEYKRKGERILLLSGGEMTVKAKNATGEGGPNQEYMLAMAMELDGISGICAISCDTDGVDGSKDVAGAFIDESTLTRASKQGLSPDSYLYNHDSYHFFDQLDDLIITGPTNTNVNDFRAIYVNGMAD from the coding sequence ATGATGCACTCAGACAATAAAAATCTGTTACAAAATTTATTTAAATCAGCCTATCAGTCGTGTTTAGCTGAACAGGCAATGCCGACACATTTATCAACTATTGAATACTCCGATAAAGTTTGCATTATAGGCGCTGGTAAAGCCGCTGCAGAAATGGCTGCAGCAGCCCATGCCTATTTCGGTGATGCTTGTTATGGCACAGTGGTTACACGTTATGGCTATGAGACTGAAAAAGACACAGGTGCAATTGAGGTATTAACTGCTGGGCATCCGTCTCCGGATGAAAATAGCTTGTTGGCTGGTAAAAAACTATTAAATTTGGTTGAACAAACACCAAATAATATTCCGGTTGTTTTTTTGATATCTGGCGGGGGTTCAGCGCTGGCATGTGTACCCGTTGATGGACTTGAATTTAGTGAAAAACTCGCAGTTCATCAGTTTTTAGTTAAAAGCGGCGCTTCAATAACCGAAATTAACACTGTTAGAAAACATCTTTCTGCACTAAAAGGCGGTAAGTTAGCGGCTGTTTGCCGATCATCAATGACTTCACTCATTTTGTCCGATGTGGTTGGGGATGATATGAGTGTGATTGCGTCAGGCCCGACAGTTATTGACCACACAACGCCTCAACAAGCTTTAGATATTTTGACTAAGTATCAATATCCGGTATCAGGCAAGCTTGAGCAAATTTTGTCTCGGGGTACGCGAGTTGATACTAAGCATCTACACAATACGCAAAATGTTATTATTGCAAATGCGAATGTCGCGATAGATGCGGCTGCCAACCAAGCACATCAACTTGGTATTAAAACTCATATTTTATCTTACGACATTGAAGGCGATGCCCAGCAGGTTGCAAAAGCGCATGCTGCAATTGCACTTGAATATAAACGCAAAGGTGAGCGTATTTTATTATTGTCGGGTGGTGAAATGACAGTGAAAGCTAAAAATGCAACTGGCGAGGGCGGTCCTAATCAAGAGTACATGCTAGCCATGGCGATGGAACTCGATGGTATTTCTGGAATTTGCGCCATATCATGTGATACAGACGGGGTTGACGGGAGTAAAGATGTTGCAGGTGCATTTATTGATGAATCGACTTTAACTAGAGCTAGTAAGCAAGGTTTAAGTCCGGATTCTTATTTGTATAACCATGATAGTTATCATTTTTTTGATCAACTGGATGACTTAATTATTACCGGACCTACCAATACTAATGTAAATGATTTTAGGGCCATTTATGTCAATGGTATGGCTGATTGA